The following are encoded in a window of Vidua chalybeata isolate OUT-0048 chromosome 35, bVidCha1 merged haplotype, whole genome shotgun sequence genomic DNA:
- the PAK4 gene encoding serine/threonine-protein kinase PAK 4 isoform X2: protein MFSKKKKRVEISAPSNFEHRVHTGYDPSEQRFTGLPRQWQGLLEESARRPKPLVDPACITAIRGAHKPIVRGSKGTRDGTPGGRDRTLAWLLDELAAVSVSRSNSLRQDSPPCPSRHPPENGLAPGPPRSRPEPGKSRRGDPEPSPPQSRERGDPKAAAGREPPHPHPHPPGGRPKSSSAGEGPPRPPPREQRPLSGPDLRPPDIPGAPGAPGAGLKTAPGRPFHTYPRADTDPGRGGSAQAEHHPGRPQEATPNGPVPAGAPGAPSASHAPGPPRPKAPEPPPLAPEPPAPRPPGPTPAPAGGPQRVSHEQFRAALQMVVDPGDPRTYLDNFIKIGEGSTGVVCIATVRGSGKLVAVKKMDLRKQQRRELLFNEVVIMRDHQHENVVEMYNSYLVGDELWVVMEFLEGGALTDIVTHTRMSEEQIAAVCRSVLRALAVLHAQGVIHRDIKSDSILLTHDGRVKLSDFGFCAQVNKDVPRRKSLVGTPYWMAPELISRLPYGPEVDIWSLGVMVIEMVDGEPPYFNEPPLKAMKLIRDNLPPRLKNGHKVSPSLKGFLERMLVRDPAQRASAPELLRHPFLGVAGPPACIVPLMRQHRLR, encoded by the exons ATGTTCTCCAAGAAGAAGAAGCGGGTGGAGATCTCGGCACCATCCAACTTCGAGCACCGGGTGCACACGGGCTATGACCCCTCGGAGCAGCGCTTCACGGGGCTGCCCCGCCAGTGGCAAGGGCTGCTCGAGGAGTCCGCCCGGCGCCCCAAGCCCCTCGTGGACCCCGCCTGCATCACCGCCATCCGTGGGGCCCATAAG cCCATCGTGCGTGGCTCCAAAGGGACCCGGGATGGGACCCCCGGGGGCCGGGACAGGACTCTGGCGTGGCTCCTGGACGAGCTGGCGGCCGTGTCTGTGTCCCGCTCCAACTCCCTGCGCCAGGACagccccccctgcccctcccgGCACCCCCCGGAGAACGGCCTGGCCCCGGGACCCCCACGCTCCCGCCCGGAGCCCGGCAAGAGCCGCCGCGGGGACCCCGAGCCAAGCCCCCCCCAGTCCCGGGAGCGGGGAGACCCCAAAGCTGCGGCCGGGCGGGAGCCCCCCCACcctcacccccacccccccgggGGCCGCCCCAAATCCAGCTCAGCCGGAGAggggcccccccggcccccacCCCGCGAGCAGCGCCCGCTCTCAGGGCCCGACCTGCGGCCCCCCGACATtcccggcgctcccggcgcTCCTGGAGCGGGGCTGAAGACGGCGCCCGGACGCCCCTTCCACACCTATCCCCGTGCCGACACCGACCCTGGCCGGGGGGGTAGTGCCCAG gccGAGCACCACCCGGGACGCCCGCAGGAGGCGACCCCCAACGGGCCGGTGCCCGCTGGCGCTCCCGGCGCTCCCAGTGCTTCCCACGCCCCCGGCCCCCCACGCCCCAAAGCCCCGGAGCCGCCTCCCCTGGCCCCggagcccccggccccgcgtCCCCCCGGCCCCACGCCCGCCCCAGCGGGGGGGCCCCAGCGCGTGTCCCACGAGCAGTTCCGGGCAGCGCTGCAGATGGTGGTGGACCCCGGCGACCCCCGCACGTACCTGGACAACTTCATCAAGATCGGCGAGGGCTCCACGGGCGTCGTCTGCATCGCCACCGTGCGCGGCTCCGGCAAGCTCGTGGCCGTCAAAAAGATGGACCTGCGCAAGCAGCAGCGGCGGGAGCTGCTCTTCAACGAG GTGGTGATCATGCGGGACCACCAGCACGAGAACGTGGTGGAGATGTACAACAGTTACCTGGTGGGTGACGAGCTCTGGGTGGTCATGGAGTTCCTGGAGGGCGGCGCTCTGACTGACATCGTCACCCACACCAG GATGTCGGAGGAGCAGATCGCGGCCGTGTGCCGCTCGGTGCTGCGGGCACTCGCCGTGCTCCACGCCCAGGGCGTCATCCACCGCGACATCAAGAGTGACTCCATCCTCCTCACGCATGACGGGCGG GTGAAGCTCTCGGATTTCGGGTTCTGCGCCCAAGTGAACAAGGACGTGCCACGGCGCAAGTCCCTGGTGGGGACTCCGTACTGGATGGCCCCCGAGCTCATCTCCCGCCTGCCCTACGGCCCAGAG GTGGACATTTGGTCCCTGGGGGTGATGGTCATCGAGATGGTGGATGGGGAACCTCCTTATTTCAATGAGCCCCCTCTCAAAGCCATGAAGCTGATCCGGGACAACCTTCCCCCCCGGCTCAAGAATGGCCACAAG GTatccccatccctgaagggGTTTCTGGAGCGGATGCTGGTGCGGGACCCGGCGCAGCGGGCGAGCGCCCCGGAGCTGCTCCGCCACCCCTTCCTGGGTGTCGCGGGCCCCCCCGCCTGCATCGTGCCCCTCATGCGGCAGCACCGGCTGCGGTGA
- the PAK4 gene encoding serine/threonine-protein kinase PAK 4 isoform X3, whose protein sequence is MFSKKKKRVEISAPSNFEHRVHTGYDPSEQRFTGLPRQWQGLLEESARRPKPLVDPACITAIRGAHKAEHHPGRPQEATPNGPVPAGAPGAPSASHAPGPPRPKAPEPPPLAPEPPAPRPPGPTPAPAGGPQRVSHEQFRAALQMVVDPGDPRTYLDNFIKIGEGSTGVVCIATVRGSGKLVAVKKMDLRKQQRRELLFNEVVIMRDHQHENVVEMYNSYLVGDELWVVMEFLEGGALTDIVTHTRMSEEQIAAVCRSVLRALAVLHAQGVIHRDIKSDSILLTHDGRVKLSDFGFCAQVNKDVPRRKSLVGTPYWMAPELISRLPYGPEVDIWSLGVMVIEMVDGEPPYFNEPPLKAMKLIRDNLPPRLKNGHKVSPSLKGFLERMLVRDPAQRASAPELLRHPFLGVAGPPACIVPLMRQHRLR, encoded by the exons ATGTTCTCCAAGAAGAAGAAGCGGGTGGAGATCTCGGCACCATCCAACTTCGAGCACCGGGTGCACACGGGCTATGACCCCTCGGAGCAGCGCTTCACGGGGCTGCCCCGCCAGTGGCAAGGGCTGCTCGAGGAGTCCGCCCGGCGCCCCAAGCCCCTCGTGGACCCCGCCTGCATCACCGCCATCCGTGGGGCCCATAAG gccGAGCACCACCCGGGACGCCCGCAGGAGGCGACCCCCAACGGGCCGGTGCCCGCTGGCGCTCCCGGCGCTCCCAGTGCTTCCCACGCCCCCGGCCCCCCACGCCCCAAAGCCCCGGAGCCGCCTCCCCTGGCCCCggagcccccggccccgcgtCCCCCCGGCCCCACGCCCGCCCCAGCGGGGGGGCCCCAGCGCGTGTCCCACGAGCAGTTCCGGGCAGCGCTGCAGATGGTGGTGGACCCCGGCGACCCCCGCACGTACCTGGACAACTTCATCAAGATCGGCGAGGGCTCCACGGGCGTCGTCTGCATCGCCACCGTGCGCGGCTCCGGCAAGCTCGTGGCCGTCAAAAAGATGGACCTGCGCAAGCAGCAGCGGCGGGAGCTGCTCTTCAACGAG GTGGTGATCATGCGGGACCACCAGCACGAGAACGTGGTGGAGATGTACAACAGTTACCTGGTGGGTGACGAGCTCTGGGTGGTCATGGAGTTCCTGGAGGGCGGCGCTCTGACTGACATCGTCACCCACACCAG GATGTCGGAGGAGCAGATCGCGGCCGTGTGCCGCTCGGTGCTGCGGGCACTCGCCGTGCTCCACGCCCAGGGCGTCATCCACCGCGACATCAAGAGTGACTCCATCCTCCTCACGCATGACGGGCGG GTGAAGCTCTCGGATTTCGGGTTCTGCGCCCAAGTGAACAAGGACGTGCCACGGCGCAAGTCCCTGGTGGGGACTCCGTACTGGATGGCCCCCGAGCTCATCTCCCGCCTGCCCTACGGCCCAGAG GTGGACATTTGGTCCCTGGGGGTGATGGTCATCGAGATGGTGGATGGGGAACCTCCTTATTTCAATGAGCCCCCTCTCAAAGCCATGAAGCTGATCCGGGACAACCTTCCCCCCCGGCTCAAGAATGGCCACAAG GTatccccatccctgaagggGTTTCTGGAGCGGATGCTGGTGCGGGACCCGGCGCAGCGGGCGAGCGCCCCGGAGCTGCTCCGCCACCCCTTCCTGGGTGTCGCGGGCCCCCCCGCCTGCATCGTGCCCCTCATGCGGCAGCACCGGCTGCGGTGA
- the PAK4 gene encoding serine/threonine-protein kinase PAK 4 isoform X1: MFSKKKKRVEISAPSNFEHRVHTGYDPSEQRFTGLPRQWQGLLEESARRPKPLVDPACITAIRGAHKPIVRGSKGTRDGTPGGRDRTLAWLLDELAAVSVSRSNSLRQDSPPCPSRHPPENGLAPGPPRSRPEPGKSRRGDPEPSPPQSRERGDPKAAAGREPPHPHPHPPGGRPKSSSAGEGPPRPPPREQRPLSGPDLRPPDIPGAPGAPGAGLKTAPGRPFHTYPRADTDPGRGGSAQAEHHPGRPQEATPNGPVPAGAPGAPSASHAPGPPRPKAPEPPPLAPEPPAPRPPGPTPAPAGGPQRVSHEQFRAALQMVVDPGDPRTYLDNFIKIGEGSTGVVCIATVRGSGKLVAVKKMDLRKQQRRELLFNEVVIMRDHQHENVVEMYNSYLVGDELWVVMEFLEGGALTDIVTHTRMSEEQIAAVCRSVLRALAVLHAQGVIHRDIKSDSILLTHDGRVGTPRNPPPKPPPDPLGSRPDQPRPRWQVKLSDFGFCAQVNKDVPRRKSLVGTPYWMAPELISRLPYGPEVDIWSLGVMVIEMVDGEPPYFNEPPLKAMKLIRDNLPPRLKNGHKVSPSLKGFLERMLVRDPAQRASAPELLRHPFLGVAGPPACIVPLMRQHRLR; the protein is encoded by the exons ATGTTCTCCAAGAAGAAGAAGCGGGTGGAGATCTCGGCACCATCCAACTTCGAGCACCGGGTGCACACGGGCTATGACCCCTCGGAGCAGCGCTTCACGGGGCTGCCCCGCCAGTGGCAAGGGCTGCTCGAGGAGTCCGCCCGGCGCCCCAAGCCCCTCGTGGACCCCGCCTGCATCACCGCCATCCGTGGGGCCCATAAG cCCATCGTGCGTGGCTCCAAAGGGACCCGGGATGGGACCCCCGGGGGCCGGGACAGGACTCTGGCGTGGCTCCTGGACGAGCTGGCGGCCGTGTCTGTGTCCCGCTCCAACTCCCTGCGCCAGGACagccccccctgcccctcccgGCACCCCCCGGAGAACGGCCTGGCCCCGGGACCCCCACGCTCCCGCCCGGAGCCCGGCAAGAGCCGCCGCGGGGACCCCGAGCCAAGCCCCCCCCAGTCCCGGGAGCGGGGAGACCCCAAAGCTGCGGCCGGGCGGGAGCCCCCCCACcctcacccccacccccccgggGGCCGCCCCAAATCCAGCTCAGCCGGAGAggggcccccccggcccccacCCCGCGAGCAGCGCCCGCTCTCAGGGCCCGACCTGCGGCCCCCCGACATtcccggcgctcccggcgcTCCTGGAGCGGGGCTGAAGACGGCGCCCGGACGCCCCTTCCACACCTATCCCCGTGCCGACACCGACCCTGGCCGGGGGGGTAGTGCCCAG gccGAGCACCACCCGGGACGCCCGCAGGAGGCGACCCCCAACGGGCCGGTGCCCGCTGGCGCTCCCGGCGCTCCCAGTGCTTCCCACGCCCCCGGCCCCCCACGCCCCAAAGCCCCGGAGCCGCCTCCCCTGGCCCCggagcccccggccccgcgtCCCCCCGGCCCCACGCCCGCCCCAGCGGGGGGGCCCCAGCGCGTGTCCCACGAGCAGTTCCGGGCAGCGCTGCAGATGGTGGTGGACCCCGGCGACCCCCGCACGTACCTGGACAACTTCATCAAGATCGGCGAGGGCTCCACGGGCGTCGTCTGCATCGCCACCGTGCGCGGCTCCGGCAAGCTCGTGGCCGTCAAAAAGATGGACCTGCGCAAGCAGCAGCGGCGGGAGCTGCTCTTCAACGAG GTGGTGATCATGCGGGACCACCAGCACGAGAACGTGGTGGAGATGTACAACAGTTACCTGGTGGGTGACGAGCTCTGGGTGGTCATGGAGTTCCTGGAGGGCGGCGCTCTGACTGACATCGTCACCCACACCAG GATGTCGGAGGAGCAGATCGCGGCCGTGTGCCGCTCGGTGCTGCGGGCACTCGCCGTGCTCCACGCCCAGGGCGTCATCCACCGCGACATCAAGAGTGACTCCATCCTCCTCACGCATGACGGGCGGGTAGGAACCCCCAGaaatcccccccccaaacctccccccGATCCTTTGGGTTCCCGCCCTGaccagccccggccccgctggcAGGTGAAGCTCTCGGATTTCGGGTTCTGCGCCCAAGTGAACAAGGACGTGCCACGGCGCAAGTCCCTGGTGGGGACTCCGTACTGGATGGCCCCCGAGCTCATCTCCCGCCTGCCCTACGGCCCAGAG GTGGACATTTGGTCCCTGGGGGTGATGGTCATCGAGATGGTGGATGGGGAACCTCCTTATTTCAATGAGCCCCCTCTCAAAGCCATGAAGCTGATCCGGGACAACCTTCCCCCCCGGCTCAAGAATGGCCACAAG GTatccccatccctgaagggGTTTCTGGAGCGGATGCTGGTGCGGGACCCGGCGCAGCGGGCGAGCGCCCCGGAGCTGCTCCGCCACCCCTTCCTGGGTGTCGCGGGCCCCCCCGCCTGCATCGTGCCCCTCATGCGGCAGCACCGGCTGCGGTGA
- the SYCN gene encoding syncollin translates to MASALLVTLVAMVATLGWGVEAQCPTAAELRPVNGTRLCALLYADNSPYYDQCCAGDVLEVLPGSDMPYMPRGWSARVSSLVVGTRCELTVWSRRAKDGNSRHFSAGAVPRLQEVRRGLFGDWNNAIRALYCTCK, encoded by the coding sequence ATGGCGTCAGCGCTGCTGGTGACGCTGGTGGCCATGGTGGCCACACTGGGCTGGGGGGTGGAGGCCCAGTGCCCCACGGCGGCGGAGCTGCGCCCCGTCAACGGCACGCGGCTGTGCGCCCTGCTCTACGCCGACAACAGCCCCTACTACGACCAGTGCTGCGCCGGGGACGTGCTGGAGGTGCTGCCGGGCAGCGACATGCCCTACATGCCCCGCGGGTGGTCCGCCCGCGTCTCCTCCCTCGTGGTGGGCACCAGGTGCGAGCTCACCGTGTGGTCGCGCCGGGCCAAGGACGGCAACTCGCGGCACTTCAGCGCCGGTGCGGTGCCGCGGCTGCAGGAGGTGCGCCGGGGGCTCTTCGGGGACTGGAACAACGCCATCCGGGCGCTCTACTGCACCTGCAAGTGA
- the LRFN1 gene encoding LOW QUALITY PROTEIN: leucine-rich repeat and fibronectin type III domain-containing protein 1 (The sequence of the model RefSeq protein was modified relative to this genomic sequence to represent the inferred CDS: inserted 1 base in 1 codon): MQPVLVCTGLSPVPTGPTATPGQDQHGALRGGAAVGMAKLLVPLVMLGAVSGAGVPVSPPSPRCPPRCLCPAAAPSPTLLCARTGLLAVPPSLDRGAVELRLADNFIGAVGRADFANMSSLVHLTLSRNGLRRLAPGAFADLRALRALHLDGNRLPALSGPQLRGLASLRHLILANNQLAAIDAAAFAAFAATVEDLDLSHNNLPALPWDAVAAMGSLATLTLDHNLLERVPAGAVARLPRLARLDLTANRLRALPPVPGPPGPALAAGGNPLHCNCELLWLRRVAQPGRLETCATPAPLAGRLLGAVPEEELTCRAPSVTAAAAHPPAVTEGQPLRLGCAAVGDPPPALHWLGPDGRVVQNGSRRSVGADGSLELRVATLRDHGGFTCVAANAAGEAAARVDVVVVPLPVPRGRDGDGEAAAAEPGPGPSDMAQAGGNDTWGGPGERRVVAVEVTGSSARIRWLPQRHVPXVRMVQIQYNSSADDALVYRLLPPSSRTFVLRDLAPGRQYELCVSTLRVVGDPPAAPRPLGCVSFATAAAPPGCAAPPRPHFLGGTVIIVIGAAIAASVLVFILILTARWKAAGARRPPPALTSVCSQTNGGPRPAETPELPPLPPLPPAAGGGPAAGGARGLFPSHSYPRRARPRRHGSLPRLDAPEGSPLGPPLRPSFGSTHWMLESTV; this comes from the exons ATGCAGcctgtactggtctgtactggcctgtcccctgtccccacaggccCCACGGCGACGCCGGGACAGGACCAGCATGGAGCCCTGAGAGGAG GCGCGGCCGTGGGGATGGCGAAGCTGCTGGTGCCGCTGGTGATGCTGGGGGCCGTGTCCGGGGCGGGGGTCCCGGTGTCGCCGCCGTCGCCGCGGTGTCCCCCGCGCTGCCTGtgccccgcggccgcgcccAGCCCGACGCTGCTGTGCGCCCGCACGGGGCTGCTGGCCGTGCCGCCCAGCCTGGACCGCGGCGCCGTGGAGCTGCGCCTGGCCGACAACTTCATCGGCGCCGTGGGCCGCGCCGACTTCGCCAACATGAGCAGCCTGGTGCACCTGACGCTGTCGCGGAACGGGCTGCGCCGCCTGGCCCCCGGCGCCTTCGCCGACCTGCGCGCCCTGCGAGCGCTGCACCTGGACGGCAACCGGCTGCCGGCGCTGAGCGGGCCGCAGCTGCGCGGGCTGGCCAGCCTGCGCCACCTCATCCTGGCCAACAACCAGCTGGCCGCCATCGACGCCGCCGCCTTCGCCGCCTTCGCCGCCACCGTGGAGGACCTGGACCTGTCGCACAACAACCTCCCGGCGCTGCCCTGGGACGCCGTGGCCGCCATGGGCAGCCTGGCCACGCTGACTCTGGACCACAACCTGCTGGAGCGGGTGCCGGCCGGCGCCGTGGCGCGGCTGCCGCGCCTGGCCAGGCTCGACCTCACGGCCAACCGGCTGCGGGCGCTGCCGCCGGtgccggggccgccggggcCGGCGCTGGCGGCCGGGGGCAACCCCTTGCACTGCAACTGCGAATTGCTGTGGCTGCGCCGCGTGGCTCAGCCGGGCCGCCTGGAAACCTGCGCCACGCCGGCGCCGCTGGCGGGGCGTCTGCTGGGCGCCGTGCCCGAGGAGGAGCTGACCTGCCGGGCCCCCTCCGTCACCGCCGCGGCCGCGCACCCGCCCGCGGTCACCGAGGGGCAGCCGCTGCGCCTGGGCTGCGCCGCCGTCGGGGACCCGCCGCCCGCGCTGCACTGGCTGGGCCCCGACGGGCGCGTGGTGCAGAACGGCTCCCGGCGCTCGGTGGGCGCCGACGGCTCCCTGGAGCTCCGCGTGGCCACCCTGAGGGACCACGGCGGCTTCACCTGCGTGGCCGCCAACGCCGCGGGCGAGGCGGCCGCGCGCGTCGACGTCGTGGTGGTGCCGCTGCCGGTGCCGCGGGGacgggacggggacggggagGCCGCGGCCGCTGAGCCGGGGCCCGGCCCCTCGGATATGGCCCAAGCGGGCGGCAATGACACCTGGGGGGGGCCCGGGGAGCGGCGGGTGGTGGCGGTGGAGGTGACGGGGTCCTCGGCGCGCATCCGGTGGCTGCCGCAGCGCCACGTGC GCGTGCGCATGGTGCAGATCCAGTACAACAGCTCGGCCGACGATGCCCTCGTCTACAG GTTGTTGCCCCCCTCCAGCCGCACCTTCGTGCTGCGGGACTTGGCCCCCGGGCGCCAGTATGAGCTCTGCGTATCCACGCTGCGCGTGGTCGGGGACCCCCCTGCTGCCCCCCGCCCGCTCGGCTGCGTCTCCTTCGCCACGGCCGCCGCTCCGCCGGGCTgcgccgcgccgccccggccccaCTTCTTGGGGGGCACCGTCATCATCGTCATCGGCGCCGCCATCGCCGCCTCCGTGCTCGTgttcatcctcatcctcacgGCGCGCTGGAaggcggcgggggcgcggcgccccccgcccgccctcACCAGCGTCTGCTCCCAGACCAACGGCGGCCCCCGGCCCGCCGAGACCCCCGAGCtgcccccgctgcccccgctgcccccggcggcgggcgggggtccCGCGGCAGGGGGGGCGCGGGGGTTGTTCCCCAGCCACAGCTACCCccggcgggcgcggccccggcgccaCGGGTCCCTCCCGCGGCTGGACGCGCCCGAGGGGAgccccctgggaccccccctgCGCCCCTCGTTCGGCAGCACCCACTGGATGCTGGAGAGCACCGTGTGA
- the SAMD4B gene encoding LOW QUALITY PROTEIN: protein Smaug homolog 2 (The sequence of the model RefSeq protein was modified relative to this genomic sequence to represent the inferred CDS: inserted 1 base in 1 codon), which translates to MMFRDQVGIVAGWFRGWSECEQTVALLALLKRVTRTQARFLQLCLEHSLADCPDIHLLEAEANSAAAISQWPQEPAEAAVALLLAHLPLLQPGNAAAKAEYMKRLQKVLADAIESNRCVEESRQLLSYALIHPATTADDRSALALWLGHLEERLAPPGPAAPAPPRGRPPAHEWPPEPPEPGGGGSAGGGAWAEQHPPGTAPRENGHPPFQPPGALPCQLHPSPLKRSLALVPGSPQPGPGGDWAGPGGPEEPPAAPRGPPAPFGEHAPLSPQSSVASSGSEHTEEPGGRNSFQEDGSGMKDVPSWLKSLRLHKYAALFAQMSYEEMMTLTEHHLESQNVTKGARHKIALSIQKLRERQSVLRALEKDILEGGNLWTALQELQQILVTPIKAFRPPPAVPPPPGPPDGAPPEAFAPPPAPEAEAPAAPVPDGDIPGQFTRVMGKVCTQLLVSRPDEENITSYLQLLEKCLSHEAFTETQKKRLQSWKQQVLKLLRAFPKKGPLDGPPGYRPPKSWAFGSNSLPIAGSVGXGGRRGGGRPFALPPRALPPPARLGLLGPPGGAPAPRPPLGAPPLGTQGRQSLWFGAGGGPGGSPGSRGAVQRTHSLPVHSSALLAFPQECPPPGTDLEINPTLESLCLSMTEHALGDGTDKTSTI; encoded by the exons atgATGTTCCGGGACCAGGTGGGGATCGTGGCCGGCTGGTTCCGCGGCTGGAGCGAGTGCGAGCAGACGGTGGCACTGCTGGCGCTGCTCAAGCGCGTCACCCGCACCCAGGCCcgcttcctgcagctctgcctcgAGCACTCGCTGGCCGACTGCCCCGACATCCACCTGCTCGAGGCCGAGGCCAACAGCGCcg CCGCCATCTCGCAGTGGCCGCAGGAGCCGGCCGAGGCGGCggtggccctgctgctggcccacCTGCCGCTGCTGCAGCCGGGCAACGCGGCGGCCAAGGCCGAGTACATGAAGCGGCTGCAGAAGGTGCTGGCGGACGCCATCGAGAGCAACCGCTGCGTGGAGGAGTCGCGGCAGCTGCTGTCCTACGCCCTCATCCACCCGGCCACCACGGCCGACGACCGCAGCGCGCTGGCCCTGTGGCTCGGCCACCTGGAGGAGCGCCtggccccgcccggccccgccgcccccgcgcccccccggGGCCGGCCCCCGGCCCACGAGtggccccccgagccccccgagcccgggggcggcggctcggcgggggggggggcgtgggcagagcagcaccccCCGGGCACGGCCCCCCGGGAGAACGGGCACCCCCCGTTCCAGCCCCCCGGAG ccctgccgtGCCAGCTGCACCCCAGCCCCCTGAAGCGCTCGCTGGCGCTGGTGCCCggcagcccccagcccggcccgggcggCGActgggcggggccggggggcccCGAGGAGCCCCCCGCGGCCCCCCGCGGGCCCCCGGCGCCCTTCGGGGAGCACGCGCCGCTGTCCCCGCAGAGCAGCGTGGCCTCGTCGGGCAGCGAGCACACCGAGGAGCCCGGCGGGCGCAACTCCTTCCAGGAGGACGGCAGCGGCATGAAGG ACGTCCCCTCGTGGCTGAAGAGCCTGCGGCTGCACAAGTACGCGGCGCTGTTCGCGCAGATGAGCTACGAGGAGATGATGACGCTGACCGAGCACCACCTGGAGTCCCAg AACGTCACCAAGGGCGCCCGGCACAAGATCGCCCTGAGCATCCAAAAGCTGCGGGAGCGGCAGAGCGTCCTCAGGGCGCTGGAGAAG gaCATCCTCGAGGGGGGCAACCTGTGGACGgcgctgcaggagctgcagcagatcCTGGTGACCCCCATCAAGGCCTTCCGGCCCCCCCCGGCCGTGCCCCCACCCCCCGGGCCCCCCGATGGGGCCCCCCCCGAGGCCTTCGcgccccccccggcccccgaGGCCGAGGCCCCCGCGGCCCCGGTGCCCGACGGGGACATCCCGGGCCAGTTCACGCGCGTCATGGGCAAGG TGTGCACCCAGCTCCTGGTGTCGCGGCCGGACGAGGAGAACATCACCAGTTACCTCCAGCTGCTTGAGAAGTGCCTGAGCCACGAG GCGTTCACGGAGACGCAGAAGAAGCGGCTCCAgtcctggaagcagcaggtgCTGAAGCTGCTCCGCGCCTTCCCCAAGAAGGGGCCCCTGGACGGCCCCCCCGGATACCGGCCCCCCAAAAG ctggGCCTTCGGCTCCAACTCTCTCCCCATAGCTGGctctgtgg ggggggggcggcggggggggggccgCCCCTTCGCGCTGCCCCCCCGGGCCCtgcccccccccgcccgcctggggctgctgggaccCCCTGGGGGGGCCCccgcccccagaccccccctcGGAGCCCCCCCCTTGGGCACGCAGGGACGGCAG AGCCTTTGGTtcggggccggggggggcccgggggggtcCCCCGGGAGCCGCGGGGCCGTGCAGAGGACGCACTCGCTGCCCgtgcacagctcagccctgctcgCCTTCCCCCAGG agtgtcccccaCCCGGGACGGACCTGGAGATCAACCCCACGCTGGAGTCGCTGTGTCTGAGCATGACCGAGCACGCGCTGGGGG acGGCACAGACAAAACCTCCACCATCTGA